One window from the genome of Castellaniella sp. MT123 encodes:
- a CDS encoding inositol monophosphatase family protein: protein MHPMLNTAIKAARRAGAIINRAGLDLERLNVARKGPKDYVTEVDRAAEESIIDILRTAYPDHGFLGEETGVHAVAGGRATPEFQWVIDPLDGTTNFIHGFQHYAVSIALMQRGQATHAVIYDPTRNEMFTASRGSGAFLNDRRVRVSSCLRYHDALLASHIPQSTALPATSPFVPLLAECAAARRTGSTVLDLAWVASGRLDGFCGVGLKPWDMAAGSLLVLEAGGLIADFQGEQGWLESGNVLAATPKIFAQMMAHLHV, encoded by the coding sequence ATGCATCCGATGCTCAACACCGCCATCAAGGCGGCACGCCGCGCAGGCGCCATCATCAACCGCGCCGGCCTGGACCTGGAACGCCTGAACGTGGCGCGCAAGGGTCCAAAGGACTACGTCACCGAGGTCGATCGGGCTGCCGAGGAATCCATCATCGACATTTTACGCACAGCCTATCCCGATCATGGCTTTCTGGGCGAGGAAACCGGTGTGCACGCGGTCGCCGGCGGTCGCGCAACGCCTGAATTCCAGTGGGTGATCGATCCGCTGGACGGCACCACGAATTTCATCCATGGCTTTCAGCACTACGCCGTGTCCATCGCGCTGATGCAGCGCGGGCAGGCCACTCACGCGGTGATTTACGACCCGACCCGCAACGAGATGTTCACCGCCAGCCGGGGCAGCGGCGCCTTCCTGAACGATCGCCGCGTGCGCGTGTCGTCCTGCCTGCGCTATCACGACGCCTTGCTGGCTTCGCATATTCCGCAATCCACGGCACTGCCGGCCACTTCGCCCTTCGTGCCGCTGCTGGCCGAATGCGCTGCCGCGCGCCGCACCGGCTCGACGGTGCTGGATCTGGCCTGGGTCGCCAGCGGGCGGCTGGATGGTTTCTGCGGCGTGGGCCTCAAGCCCTGGGATATGGCCGCCGGCAGCCTGCTGGTCCTGGAAGCCGGCGGGCTGATCGCCGATTTCCAGGGCGAGCAGGGCTGGCTGGAATCCGGCAACGTGCTGGCCGCCACCCCCAAGATCTTCGCCCAGATGATGGCCCATCTCCACGTCTGA
- a CDS encoding acetyl-CoA carboxylase carboxyltransferase subunit alpha, with product MRNTFLEFEQPLAELDQKIEELRYVQTDSAVDISEEVGRLQQKSQTLAKSIYAKLTPWQTALVARHPQRPYTMDYVHALFTDFHELHGDRMYADDQSIVGGLARFNGTPCMVIGHQKGRDTKERAMRNFGMPRPEGYRKALRLMRLAEKFRLPIFTFVDTPGAYPGVGAEERGQSEAIGHNLFAMAGLKVPIIVTIIGEGGSGGALAIAVGDTVMMLQYSTYSVISPEGCASILWRSADKAATAAEALAITAPRLKDLGLIDRVVNEPVGGAHRDPATMARQLHRALADALRELSGLETDELLRRRMERISAYGRFQEAR from the coding sequence ATGCGAAATACCTTTCTTGAATTCGAACAGCCCCTGGCCGAACTCGATCAGAAGATCGAGGAACTGCGCTACGTGCAGACGGATTCCGCCGTGGACATCTCCGAGGAAGTCGGCCGTCTGCAGCAGAAAAGCCAGACCCTGGCCAAGAGCATCTATGCCAAGCTCACCCCCTGGCAGACGGCGCTGGTGGCGCGCCACCCGCAGCGCCCCTACACCATGGACTACGTCCATGCGCTGTTTACGGATTTCCACGAGTTGCACGGCGATCGCATGTACGCCGACGACCAGTCCATCGTGGGTGGGCTGGCGCGATTCAACGGCACGCCCTGCATGGTGATCGGTCACCAAAAAGGCCGCGACACCAAGGAACGCGCCATGCGCAATTTCGGCATGCCGCGCCCGGAGGGCTACCGCAAGGCCCTGCGCCTGATGCGTCTGGCCGAGAAATTCCGCCTGCCGATCTTCACCTTCGTCGATACCCCGGGTGCCTACCCCGGGGTTGGCGCCGAGGAACGCGGCCAGTCCGAAGCCATCGGCCACAACCTGTTCGCGATGGCTGGGCTCAAGGTGCCCATCATCGTCACCATCATCGGCGAGGGCGGCTCGGGCGGGGCTCTGGCGATCGCGGTCGGCGATACCGTCATGATGTTGCAGTACTCCACGTATTCGGTGATCTCGCCCGAGGGCTGCGCGTCCATTTTGTGGCGCAGTGCCGACAAGGCTGCGACTGCGGCCGAAGCCCTGGCCATCACGGCGCCCCGCCTGAAGGATCTGGGCCTGATCGATCGCGTGGTCAACGAACCGGTGGGCGGCGCCCACCGTGACCCGGCCACCATGGCGCGCCAGCTGCATCGGGCCCTGGCCGATGCGCTGCGCGAATTGTCCGGCCTGGAAACCGACGAACTCCTGCGCCGTCGCATGGAGCGTATCTCCGCCTATGGGCGCTTCCAGGAAGCCCGCTGA
- a CDS encoding peptidylprolyl isomerase, with product MSTNPHVKLHTNKGDMLIELDADKAPKTVENFLTYVKEGFYDGTIFHRVINNFMVQGGGFEPGMKQKQTHAPVENEANNGLKNNRYTLAMARTSDPHSATAQFFINVADNDFLNFTAPTSNGWGYTVFGRVIEGTEVVDEIKKVKTGNKGFHQDVPVEDVVIESATLVE from the coding sequence ATGAGCACCAATCCGCACGTCAAGCTGCACACCAACAAGGGCGACATGCTCATCGAGCTGGATGCCGACAAAGCACCCAAGACGGTCGAAAACTTCCTGACCTACGTGAAGGAAGGCTTCTACGACGGCACGATCTTTCACCGCGTCATCAACAACTTCATGGTCCAGGGCGGTGGTTTCGAACCCGGCATGAAGCAAAAGCAGACCCACGCCCCCGTCGAAAACGAGGCCAACAACGGCCTGAAGAACAATCGCTACACGCTGGCCATGGCGCGCACGTCCGACCCGCACTCGGCCACCGCCCAGTTCTTCATCAACGTGGCGGACAACGACTTCCTGAACTTCACGGCGCCCACCTCCAACGGCTGGGGCTACACGGTGTTCGGCCGCGTCATCGAAGGCACGGAAGTGGTCGATGAGATCAAGAAGGTCAAGACCGGCAACAAGGGCTTCCACCAAGACGTCCCGGTGGAAGACGTCGTCATCGAAAGCGCCACCCTGGTTGAATAA
- a CDS encoding mechanosensitive ion channel family protein: MEQFQAFWASMPDFQDAAVHLLVTLIILVVGWTVSNLLGNWVRRLSRHSARIDPTIIPIVRSVTVWSVRTVVLLAVLARLGVQTASLVAMLGASALAIGLALQGTLQNFAAGIMLLLLRPVRAGEYVSVEGKGAGTVDEIGLFMTRLVQSDGIQVLLPNSAVWGNPIVNYSRNSTRRLDMLLGVRHDDDLETALGVLRDLVARQADVLPDPAPEVMVMEYRDSAVMLNIRLWTLADKYWDVRFDLHRRAPQALRQAGLRSPIPLREVRTVDAPAASDS, from the coding sequence ATGGAACAGTTTCAGGCCTTCTGGGCGTCGATGCCCGATTTTCAGGATGCCGCCGTGCATCTGCTGGTGACGCTGATCATCCTGGTCGTGGGCTGGACGGTCTCCAACCTGCTGGGGAACTGGGTGCGGCGGCTGTCGAGGCATTCCGCGCGGATCGATCCCACGATCATCCCGATCGTGCGCAGCGTCACCGTCTGGTCGGTGCGCACCGTGGTGCTGCTGGCGGTACTGGCGCGGCTGGGGGTGCAGACCGCCAGCCTGGTGGCCATGCTGGGCGCGTCAGCCTTGGCGATCGGCCTGGCCCTGCAGGGAACCCTGCAGAACTTCGCCGCCGGCATCATGCTGCTGCTGTTGCGGCCGGTGCGCGCCGGGGAATATGTCTCGGTCGAGGGCAAGGGCGCCGGTACGGTCGATGAAATCGGCCTGTTCATGACGCGGCTGGTGCAGTCCGACGGCATCCAGGTGCTGCTGCCCAATTCGGCGGTCTGGGGCAACCCCATTGTCAATTACAGCCGCAACTCGACGCGCCGTCTGGACATGCTGCTGGGCGTGCGCCACGATGATGATCTCGAGACCGCCTTGGGCGTTTTACGGGATCTGGTGGCCCGGCAGGCCGACGTGCTGCCCGACCCGGCGCCCGAGGTCATGGTGATGGAATACCGCGACAGCGCCGTGATGCTGAACATCCGCCTGTGGACGCTGGCCGACAAATACTGGGACGTGCGCTTCGACCTGCATCGCCGCGCGCCGCAGGCGCTGCGTCAGGCGGGCCTGCGCAGCCCGATTCCGCTGCGCGAGGTGCGCACAGTGGACGCGCCCGCCGCCAGTGATTCCTGA
- a CDS encoding TerC family protein — translation MEWLLDPAAWVGLFTLIVLEIVLGIDNLVFIAILVDKLPPKERDRARVTGLSLALVMRLLLLTLMSHLVTFTTPLFHVGDMGFSGRDVILIVGGFFLLFKGTFELHDRIEGRTQRASGSRLHAGFAVIVTQIVILDAVFSIDSVITAVGMVDHLAIMMAAVVIAMGIMLVASKPLTTFVNAHQTVVILCLGFLLTIGFSLMADGFKFPVPKGYLYAAIVFSVLIETLNQWAKRNVRRAEMRRPLRERTAETVLLMLGRKPLVGPEPEDGQAAAKPIEVFGDEERNMVSGVLTLSDRNVHSVMTPRTDVSWINLEAPVEELREQLIREPHSFFPVCRGTLDEVVGVGRAKDLLLDLIEHGGIRETRLREPIIVHESIQILSLMETLKRAHGLLVLVADEFGSIVGVVTPIDIFEAIAGEFPDEDEAPDIIDQGQGRWRVDGAADLHHLEQILHTDGLVDEDEEYSTIAGYLLSRFGRLPDVGDQCELVHDYDGFRFTVAALEGRRISAVQIERIPPLDTEPEVEQLG, via the coding sequence ATGGAGTGGTTGCTGGATCCGGCAGCCTGGGTGGGCCTGTTCACCCTGATCGTCCTCGAAATTGTCCTGGGCATCGACAATCTGGTCTTCATCGCGATTCTGGTGGACAAGCTCCCGCCCAAGGAACGCGACCGTGCACGGGTGACGGGGCTCAGCCTGGCATTGGTCATGCGGCTGCTGCTGCTGACGCTGATGTCCCACCTGGTGACCTTCACCACGCCCTTGTTCCATGTGGGCGACATGGGGTTTTCCGGCCGGGACGTGATCCTGATCGTCGGCGGGTTCTTCCTGCTGTTCAAGGGCACGTTCGAACTGCATGATCGGATCGAGGGCCGCACGCAGCGGGCCTCGGGGTCCCGCCTGCACGCCGGCTTCGCGGTGATCGTCACCCAGATCGTGATCCTGGACGCGGTGTTCTCCATCGACTCAGTGATCACGGCGGTGGGGATGGTGGATCATCTCGCCATCATGATGGCGGCGGTGGTGATCGCCATGGGCATCATGCTGGTGGCGTCCAAGCCGCTGACGACGTTTGTCAATGCCCACCAGACCGTGGTCATCCTGTGTCTGGGGTTCCTGCTGACCATCGGCTTTTCACTGATGGCCGACGGCTTCAAATTCCCGGTCCCCAAGGGCTACCTGTACGCCGCCATCGTCTTTTCAGTGCTGATCGAGACCCTGAACCAATGGGCCAAACGCAACGTCCGGCGTGCCGAGATGCGCCGGCCGCTGCGCGAACGCACCGCCGAAACCGTCCTGCTGATGCTGGGGCGCAAACCGCTGGTCGGCCCGGAACCTGAAGACGGCCAGGCGGCCGCCAAGCCCATCGAGGTGTTCGGCGACGAGGAACGCAATATGGTCAGCGGGGTGCTGACGCTCAGCGATCGCAACGTCCATTCCGTGATGACCCCCCGCACCGATGTTTCCTGGATCAATCTGGAAGCGCCCGTCGAGGAATTGCGCGAGCAACTGATCCGCGAGCCGCACAGCTTTTTCCCTGTCTGCCGGGGCACCCTGGACGAGGTCGTCGGGGTCGGGCGCGCGAAAGATCTGCTGCTGGACCTGATCGAACACGGCGGCATCCGCGAAACCCGCCTGCGCGAACCGATCATCGTCCATGAAAGCATCCAGATCCTGTCGCTCATGGAAACGCTCAAGCGCGCCCATGGCCTGCTGGTGCTGGTGGCCGACGAATTCGGTTCCATCGTCGGCGTGGTGACGCCCATCGACATCTTCGAGGCCATCGCCGGTGAATTCCCCGACGAGGACGAGGCCCCCGACATCATCGACCAGGGTCAGGGCCGCTGGCGGGTGGACGGCGCCGCCGACCTGCACCATCTGGAACAGATCCTGCATACCGACGGCCTGGTGGACGAGGACGAGGAATACTCCACCATCGCCGGCTACCTGCTCAGCCGCTTCGGCCGCCTGCCAGACGTCGGCGACCAGTGTGAACTTGTGCACGACTACGACGGCTTCCGCTTCACTGTCGCCGCCCTGGAAGGCCGCCGAATCTCCGCCGTGCAGATCGAACGCATCCCCCCTCTCGACACAGAACCCGAGGTGGAACAGTTAGGGTGA
- a CDS encoding UDP-2,3-diacylglucosamine diphosphatase, with amino-acid sequence MNKARLPGVLWIASDIHLGAAVPRTAGAFYDFLAQARTQAQTLILCGDIFDAWIGDDHALRQPPAWLEDALRELRLTAQAIPLWLIHGNRDFLMGAALARALGAQLIPAPIRLDTDAGAILLAHGDEYCTDDVAYQRFRCVVRTPWIQKMFLALPLPLRRAIARWARERSRRAHGTKPMRIMDVNRDAVSRAMASAGCETLIHGHTHRPAVHTVPLGDHEGRRYVLPDWEFDHAAPTRGGWISIDTDGIRMHGWPPAGGSP; translated from the coding sequence TTGAATAAGGCGAGACTTCCAGGCGTCCTCTGGATCGCCTCGGACATCCACCTGGGCGCCGCCGTTCCACGGACGGCGGGCGCCTTTTACGATTTTCTGGCGCAGGCCCGCACGCAGGCCCAGACACTGATCCTGTGCGGCGACATCTTCGATGCCTGGATCGGCGACGACCACGCGCTGCGTCAGCCGCCCGCCTGGCTGGAAGACGCCCTGCGCGAACTGCGCCTGACGGCGCAAGCAATCCCGCTGTGGCTGATCCACGGCAACCGGGATTTCCTGATGGGCGCGGCCCTGGCCCGCGCGCTGGGCGCGCAACTGATCCCCGCCCCCATCCGCCTGGACACCGATGCCGGCGCAATCCTGCTGGCGCACGGGGACGAATACTGCACGGATGACGTCGCCTACCAGCGCTTCCGGTGTGTGGTGCGCACCCCCTGGATACAGAAGATGTTCCTGGCCCTGCCGCTGCCGCTGCGCCGGGCGATCGCCCGATGGGCGCGCGAACGCAGCCGACGGGCCCACGGCACCAAGCCGATGCGGATCATGGACGTGAACCGGGATGCGGTAAGCCGGGCCATGGCATCCGCCGGCTGCGAGACACTGATTCACGGTCATACGCACCGGCCGGCGGTCCACACGGTGCCGCTGGGCGATCATGAGGGCCGGCGCTACGTGCTGCCCGACTGGGAATTCGATCATGCCGCGCCGACGCGCGGGGGCTGGATTTCGATCGATACGGACGGAATCCGGATGCATGGGTGGCCGCCTGCAGGCGGTTCACCCTAA
- the cysS gene encoding cysteine--tRNA ligase, giving the protein MLHIYNTLSRQKTPLRTVEPGVVRMYVCGMTVYDFCHLGHARMLVSFDVVQRWLRASGYRVRYVRNITDIDDKIIRRAVERGVPIRALTEFFIAAMRADERALGVQAPDDEPRATEHVTGMLDIIRILESKGLAYRGADGDVNFSVRKFPGYGKLSGKSLDDLRAGERVAVAAGKQDPLDFVLWKSAKPAEPADTRWDSDYGPGRPGWHIECSAMSHSLLGMPLDIHGGGPDLKFPHHENEIAQSEGAFGGALATTWMHCGPMMVDAEKMSKSLGNFRRIRDTVTDGVADDASDYVANPRESEMLRFFLVRSHYRSVQNYTPDNLQDAQHALDRLYQALANVPPAATVIDWDTPAAQAFQAAMDDDFNTAGAVAVLFDLANQANRDASPQASGLLRALGGILGLLQTNPQVYLQSPTRFLSGGTQAAPLTADAIEALVAERIQAKASRNFARADQIRAELREQGVELADVAGGLTQWRRV; this is encoded by the coding sequence ATGCTGCACATTTATAACACCCTTTCGCGCCAGAAAACCCCACTGCGAACCGTCGAACCGGGGGTGGTGCGCATGTATGTCTGCGGCATGACGGTGTATGACTTCTGTCACCTGGGCCATGCCCGCATGCTGGTCAGCTTCGATGTGGTGCAGCGCTGGCTGCGGGCGTCCGGCTACCGGGTGCGCTATGTGCGCAACATCACCGATATCGACGACAAGATCATCCGCCGCGCCGTCGAGCGCGGCGTGCCCATCCGCGCGCTGACCGAATTCTTCATCGCCGCCATGCGCGCCGACGAACGCGCCCTGGGGGTCCAGGCGCCCGACGACGAGCCGCGCGCCACAGAACACGTGACCGGCATGCTCGACATCATCCGCATCCTGGAATCAAAAGGTCTGGCCTATCGCGGCGCCGACGGCGACGTCAATTTCTCGGTGCGCAAATTCCCGGGCTACGGGAAACTGTCCGGCAAGTCGCTCGACGACCTGCGCGCCGGCGAGCGCGTGGCGGTCGCGGCGGGCAAGCAAGACCCCCTGGATTTCGTGCTGTGGAAATCGGCCAAGCCCGCCGAACCCGCCGATACCCGCTGGGATTCCGACTACGGGCCCGGGCGCCCCGGCTGGCATATCGAATGCTCGGCCATGAGCCACAGCCTGCTGGGCATGCCGCTGGATATCCACGGCGGCGGTCCCGACCTGAAATTTCCCCACCACGAAAACGAGATCGCGCAAAGCGAAGGCGCCTTTGGCGGCGCGCTGGCCACGACCTGGATGCACTGCGGCCCGATGATGGTGGACGCCGAAAAAATGTCCAAATCGCTGGGCAATTTCCGCCGTATCCGCGATACCGTGACCGACGGCGTGGCCGACGATGCCTCCGACTATGTCGCCAACCCGCGTGAATCCGAAATGCTGCGGTTTTTCCTGGTGCGCAGTCATTACCGCAGCGTGCAGAACTACACGCCCGACAACCTGCAGGATGCGCAGCACGCGCTCGACCGGCTGTATCAGGCGCTGGCCAACGTGCCGCCGGCCGCCACGGTCATCGATTGGGACACGCCCGCCGCGCAGGCCTTCCAGGCCGCCATGGATGACGATTTCAACACGGCCGGCGCCGTGGCCGTGCTGTTCGATCTGGCCAATCAGGCCAATCGTGATGCCAGCCCCCAGGCCAGCGGCCTGTTGCGCGCGCTGGGGGGCATCCTGGGCCTGCTGCAGACCAATCCTCAGGTCTATCTGCAATCACCCACCCGATTCCTGTCTGGCGGGACACAGGCCGCGCCACTGACCGCCGACGCCATCGAGGCGCTGGTGGCCGAACGCATCCAGGCCAAGGCGTCCCGCAATTTTGCCCGTGCCGATCAGATCCGCGCCGAACTGCGCGAACAGGGTGTCGAGCTCGCCGACGTTGCCGGCGGCCTGACGCAATGGCGGCGGGTGTAA
- the cysE gene encoding serine O-acetyltransferase, whose amino-acid sequence MFDQLREDIACIHERDPAARSRIEILTCYPGLHAILIHRMAHRLWIRHWYWAGRFVSHLGRLLTGIEIHPGARIGNRVFIDHGFGVVIGETAEIGDDCTIYQGVTLGGTRLYKGEKRHPTLEEGVVVGAGAQILGGFTVGAHARIGSNAVVIKPVPAGATAVGNPARIILPQDHEAAPDPANVPDHTEAQPAPFPSATTPDGVTARPGDTASATAQGLPCQSEWAARPLQDLLQRGRADEGRARTGGAAEDRPEDFAPYGVGRSDDDPLVQVLHELINHSAQQDQRIHKLCQAMEDLGQRIENGQRPLDADRLNRMVDE is encoded by the coding sequence ATGTTTGATCAGCTTCGCGAAGACATCGCCTGCATCCACGAACGGGACCCGGCCGCCCGCAGCCGTATCGAGATCCTGACCTGCTATCCCGGCCTGCACGCCATCCTGATCCACCGCATGGCCCACCGTCTGTGGATCCGGCACTGGTACTGGGCGGGGCGGTTCGTCTCGCACCTGGGGCGGCTGCTGACCGGCATCGAGATCCATCCGGGCGCCCGGATCGGCAACCGCGTCTTCATCGACCACGGCTTCGGCGTCGTGATCGGCGAGACCGCCGAGATCGGAGACGACTGCACGATCTATCAGGGCGTCACCCTGGGCGGCACACGGTTGTACAAAGGCGAAAAACGCCATCCCACGCTAGAAGAAGGCGTCGTGGTCGGGGCCGGCGCGCAGATCCTGGGCGGCTTCACCGTCGGCGCCCATGCGCGCATCGGGTCCAACGCCGTCGTCATCAAGCCGGTACCGGCGGGTGCCACTGCGGTGGGCAATCCGGCCCGCATCATCCTGCCGCAGGACCACGAGGCCGCGCCCGATCCGGCGAACGTGCCGGACCACACCGAGGCGCAACCCGCCCCATTCCCATCGGCGACCACGCCCGACGGCGTGACCGCGCGGCCGGGCGATACGGCATCCGCCACCGCCCAGGGCCTGCCCTGTCAGTCCGAATGGGCCGCACGCCCCCTGCAGGACCTGCTGCAGCGCGGACGGGCGGACGAGGGCCGCGCGCGGACGGGTGGCGCGGCGGAAGACCGCCCCGAGGACTTCGCGCCTTATGGGGTCGGGCGTTCGGACGACGACCCGCTGGTCCAGGTGCTGCACGAACTGATCAATCACAGTGCGCAGCAGGACCAGCGCATCCACAAGCTCTGCCAGGCCATGGAAGACCTGGGGCAACGCATCGAAAACGGCCAGCGGCCGCTGGATGCGGACCGCCTGAACCGGATGGTGGACGAATAG
- a CDS encoding RNA methyltransferase, with protein MTLPVSSDSAATAPDPFARVRFIMVSPSHPGNVGSAARAIKTMGFHALHLVTPGDPDVLRHPDAQALASGAGDVLEQARIHASLADALGPTTLAFALTARARALGPPPCDIREAAAQAATELSRAGARIAIVLGTERSGLSNDDITLCQQVCHIPANPEYSSLNVSQALQLAAWEMRYALLPLTHEARLPDTHGRHDPGADPASSERLQAMLDHFEQALIAVGFLDPQHPKKLVPRMRQMWTRSRLTTDEVDMMRGLCTAMIRTARHTHPQDPT; from the coding sequence ATGACTCTGCCAGTTTCCTCCGATTCCGCTGCGACGGCCCCCGATCCGTTCGCCCGCGTGCGCTTCATCATGGTCAGCCCCAGCCATCCCGGCAACGTCGGATCGGCTGCCCGGGCCATCAAGACCATGGGGTTCCACGCGCTGCATCTGGTCACCCCCGGGGACCCTGACGTGCTGCGGCATCCGGATGCCCAGGCGCTGGCCAGCGGAGCGGGCGACGTCCTGGAACAGGCCCGCATCCACGCCAGCCTGGCCGACGCGCTGGGTCCCACGACCCTGGCCTTCGCCCTGACGGCGCGCGCCCGCGCCCTGGGCCCACCACCCTGTGACATCCGCGAAGCCGCCGCGCAGGCCGCGACCGAACTGTCGCGGGCCGGCGCGCGGATCGCCATCGTCCTGGGCACCGAGCGATCCGGCCTGTCCAACGACGACATCACGCTGTGCCAGCAGGTCTGCCACATTCCGGCCAATCCGGAATACAGCTCTCTGAACGTATCCCAGGCGCTGCAATTGGCGGCATGGGAAATGCGCTACGCGCTGCTGCCGCTGACGCACGAAGCCCGCCTGCCCGACACGCACGGGCGCCACGACCCGGGCGCCGATCCGGCCAGCAGCGAACGGCTCCAGGCCATGCTCGACCATTTCGAACAAGCCCTGATCGCCGTGGGTTTCCTGGATCCGCAGCACCCGAAGAAGCTCGTTCCACGCATGCGGCAGATGTGGACCCGCAGCCGCCTGACCACCGACGAAGTGGATATGATGCGAGGATTGTGCACCGCCATGATCCGCACCGCCCGCCACACACACCCCCAGGACCCTACCTGA
- a CDS encoding DNA-3-methyladenine glycosylase 2 family protein — protein MHYPDTQLRPVYWAEACQDLMQRDRILRKLIPVYGEERIQVRQSPYQTLIRIIVGQQISLALGRKLWQQLVRACGPDTLPDAIIQHSEAELRAMGLSLRKAQYVRDAAVYFQQSERMDPAWWQAQDNAAILSQLCEIRGVGRWSAEMFLIFFLGRPDVLPLDDTALLKAISHHYFSGEPVSRFEAREVSQAWAPWRTVASWYLWRSMDAAAVEY, from the coding sequence ATGCACTACCCAGACACTCAGCTGCGCCCGGTCTACTGGGCAGAGGCCTGCCAGGACCTGATGCAGCGTGACCGCATCCTGCGCAAACTGATCCCGGTCTATGGCGAGGAGCGCATCCAGGTGCGTCAAAGCCCCTACCAGACCCTGATCCGCATCATCGTGGGCCAGCAGATTTCCCTGGCGCTTGGCCGCAAGCTCTGGCAGCAACTGGTCCGGGCCTGCGGGCCGGACACGCTGCCCGATGCGATCATCCAGCATTCCGAAGCCGAATTGCGCGCCATGGGGCTGTCCCTGCGCAAGGCCCAGTACGTCCGCGACGCGGCCGTGTATTTTCAGCAGTCCGAACGGATGGACCCGGCCTGGTGGCAGGCGCAGGACAATGCCGCCATCCTGTCGCAGCTGTGCGAAATCCGCGGGGTGGGGCGCTGGTCGGCCGAAATGTTCCTGATTTTTTTCCTGGGCCGCCCGGACGTGCTGCCGCTCGACGACACCGCGCTGCTCAAGGCCATTTCCCATCACTACTTCAGTGGCGAACCCGTGTCGCGCTTCGAGGCCCGCGAGGTCTCGCAGGCCTGGGCGCCGTGGCGCACGGTCGCCAGCTGGTACCTGTGGCGCAGCATGGATGCCGCTGCCGTCGAATATTGA
- a CDS encoding tetratricopeptide repeat protein, whose translation MIRVFLTVLTLCAGLAAGPATGASHDTNASGAALQDLNFNPKTGEFTLPEAPDGGWKAFADLLQKATPSVNTAIPLTPSQVTDHIAAMIDAGQAREALDVIQKRETARAASAPVGTDVQLEYQKGRALAALGEHDQAIALWQRMTEAFPELPEPWNALAIEYAGQGKLQMAHDALNMALASDPSFAPALENLGHVQMALAQESFARARAAQTHPATIVPATPEPLQNQPGKRPLPTAPATMR comes from the coding sequence GTGATTCGTGTTTTTCTGACTGTTTTGACTCTGTGCGCGGGCCTGGCGGCAGGGCCGGCGACCGGCGCATCCCATGATACTAACGCGTCCGGGGCCGCGCTCCAAGACCTGAATTTCAACCCGAAGACGGGTGAGTTCACGCTGCCCGAAGCCCCGGACGGCGGCTGGAAAGCCTTCGCCGATCTGCTGCAAAAAGCCACGCCGTCGGTCAACACGGCCATCCCCCTGACGCCGTCGCAGGTCACCGACCACATCGCGGCGATGATCGATGCGGGGCAGGCCCGCGAAGCCCTGGACGTCATCCAGAAACGCGAAACCGCGCGCGCCGCATCGGCCCCGGTGGGCACCGACGTCCAGCTCGAATACCAGAAAGGCCGCGCGCTGGCGGCTCTGGGCGAACACGACCAGGCCATCGCCCTGTGGCAGCGGATGACGGAAGCCTTCCCCGAACTGCCCGAACCCTGGAATGCCCTGGCCATCGAATACGCCGGACAAGGCAAACTGCAGATGGCACACGACGCCCTGAACATGGCGCTGGCCTCGGACCCGTCCTTCGCCCCCGCGCTGGAAAACCTGGGCCATGTGCAGATGGCGCTGGCGCAAGAATCTTTCGCCCGGGCACGCGCCGCCCAGACCCATCCGGCCACCATCGTCCCGGCTACCCCCGAACCGCTCCAGAATCAGCCCGGCAAACGCCCACTGCCCACGGCACCAGCCACCATGCGCTAG